The Nocardioides marmorisolisilvae genomic interval GGCGGGCTTCATCATCAACAACCCGACACCCGCGCGGATCCGGCTCGCGCCACCGTTGGTGCTCACCGAGCAGGACGTCGCGGACTTCCTCGCGGCCTGGCCCGGCATCCTCGACGCCGCGATAACGGAGGCCGGTCGATGAGGAGCTTCTTGCGCGACGACGACCTGACTCCGGAGGAGCAGCACGCCCTCCTCGACCTGGCCGTCCGGATGAAGTCCGCCCCCTTCGGCCATCGGCCGCTGGCCGGCCCGGAGACGGTCGCGATGATCTTCGACAAGCCGACCCTGCGCACCCAGGCGTCCTTCGCGGCGGGCATCGCCGAGCTCGGCGGCCACCCCATGCTGGTCGACGGCACCCTCGCCGGGATCGGGGTGCGGGAGTCGATCGCCGACGTCGCTCGTGTCCTGGGACGACAGGCCGGCATCATCGTCTGGCGCACCGGCGACCAGTCCCGGATCGACGAGATGGCGGCGTACGCCGGCGTCCCGGTCGTGAACGCGTTGACCGACCAATTCCATCCCTGCCAGCTGCTCGCGGACCTGCTCACCGTCCGCGAGCACCACGGGTCGCTCGAAGGGCGTTCGGTGGCCTTCGTGGGCGACGTCGGCTGCAACATGGGCCACTCCTGGCTGCTCGCCGGGGCGACCGCCGGCATGCATGTCCGGGTCAGCGGCCCCAGCGGCTACGAGCCCGACCCCGACGTGCTGGCGGCTGCGCAGCAGATCGCCGCGGGAACCGGGGGATCCGCGACCGTCGTCGCCGACCCCCGGGATGCCGCCGAGGCAGCCGACGTCCTCGTGACGGACACCTGGGTCTCGATGGGCAAGGAGGACGAGGCCGCCGCGCGGGCGGCGGCATTCGGGCCCTGGCAGCTCAACGCGGAGCTGCTGGCCCTGGCCGACCCGGCCGCCCTGGTGCTGCACTGCCTTCCCGCCTACCGGGGCAAGGAGATCACCGCGGAGGTGCTCGACGGTCCTCGAAGCGCGGTGTGGGACGAGGCCGAGAACCGTCGGCACGCCCAGAAGGCGGTGCTCGCCTGGCTCTCGGAGCAGCGCCGATGAACGGGCAGATCCCGCCGACCAAGAGCGCGCGGCAGCAGCGGATCGTGGAGCTGCTCGAGCACGCCGAGGTCCGCTCCCAGACCGAGCTGGCGGACCTGCTGGCGGCCAACGGCGTCTCGGTCACCCAGGCCACGCTGTCGCGGGACCTCGTCGAGCTCGACGCGATCAAGGTGCGGGCGGCCTCCGGTGCGCTGGTGTACGCCGTACCCAGCGAGGGCGGCGATCGGACGCCTCTGGTGGCGCGGGACTCCGTCGCCGGCGAGGCTCGACTCGCCCGTCTCTGCGCCGAGCTGCTCGTCTCCGCCGAGGCGAGCGCCAACCTCGTCGTGCTCCGCACCCCGCCCGGCGCGGCGAACTTCCTCGCCTCGGCGATGGACAAGGCGGAGATGATCGACGTGCTCGGCACGATCGCCGGTGACGACTCGGTGCTGGTGATCGCCCGCGACCCCTCCGGCGGCGATGCGCTCGTGCGACGATTCCTGGCCATGGCCAACCGCGGATCCCTGGGAGGGCCCTCGTGAACACCACCAACACCGGTGCCCTGTGGGGTGGCCGGTTCGCCGCCGGCCCGAGCCCCGAGCTCGAGGCCCTGTCGCGGTCCACGCACTTCGACTGGCGGCTGACGCCCTATGACCTGGCCGGGTCACGGGCGCACGCCCGGGTGCTGCACTCCGCCGGGCTGCTCACCGACGGTGAGTTGGACGGGCTGCTCACCGGTCTCGACCGACTGGGGGAGCGGTACGCCGACGGCAGCCTGCAGCCGGACCCGACCGACGAGGACGTCCACGGCGCCCTCGAGCGGCTGCTGCTCGACGAGGTCGGCCCCGAGCTCGGTGGCCGGCTACGGGCCGGACGGTCCCGCAACGACCAGATCGCCACCCTGTTCAAGGCCTTCCTGCGCGACCACGCCACATCGGTCGCGGGTCTGCTGCTGGACCTCGCCGGGGCGCTGGCCGACCAGGCCGAGGCGCACCTCGGCGCAATCATGCCGGGTCGCACGCACCTGCAGCACGCCCAGCCTGTGCTGCTCTCGCACCACCTGCTCGCTCACGCGTGGCCACTGCTGCGCGATGTCGACCGGCTGGCCGACTGGGACGATCGGGTCGCTGCGGACTCGCCGTACGGCGCGGGCGCGCTGGCCGGCTCCAGCCTCGGCCTGGATCCGGAGGCAGTGGCCCGCGAGCTGGGGTTCTCGGGCTCCACGGCGAACTCGATCGACGGCACCGCAAGTCGTGACTTCGTCGCGGAGTTCGCGTTCGTGACCGCGATGGCGGGCGTCGACGTGAGCCGTCTCGCCGAGGAGGTCTGCCTGTGGGCGACCCGGGAGTTCGGCTTCGTCGTACTCCACGACGGCTACTCGACAGGGTCGAGCATCATGCCGCAGAAGAAGAACCCCGACATCGCCGAGCTGGCTCGCGGCAAGAGCGGACGGCTGGTCGGCAACCTGTCCGGTCTGCTCGCCACCCTCAAGGGCCTGCCGCTCGCATACAACCGCGACCTGCAGGAGGACAAGGAGCCGGTCTTCGACTCCATCGACACCCTCGAGGTCCTGCTCCCGGCGTTCACGGGAATGGTCGCGACCTTGACGTTCGACACCGAGCGGATGGCGGTCCTGGCGCCGCAGGGCTTCTCGCTGGCCACCGATATCGCGGAGTGGCTGGTGCGAGCGCGGGTGCCGTTCCGCGAGGCGCACGAGCTCGCCGGCGCCTGCGTGCAGGCCTGC includes:
- the argF gene encoding ornithine carbamoyltransferase; translated protein: MRSFLRDDDLTPEEQHALLDLAVRMKSAPFGHRPLAGPETVAMIFDKPTLRTQASFAAGIAELGGHPMLVDGTLAGIGVRESIADVARVLGRQAGIIVWRTGDQSRIDEMAAYAGVPVVNALTDQFHPCQLLADLLTVREHHGSLEGRSVAFVGDVGCNMGHSWLLAGATAGMHVRVSGPSGYEPDPDVLAAAQQIAAGTGGSATVVADPRDAAEAADVLVTDTWVSMGKEDEAAARAAAFGPWQLNAELLALADPAALVLHCLPAYRGKEITAEVLDGPRSAVWDEAENRRHAQKAVLAWLSEQRR
- a CDS encoding arginine repressor; translation: MNGQIPPTKSARQQRIVELLEHAEVRSQTELADLLAANGVSVTQATLSRDLVELDAIKVRAASGALVYAVPSEGGDRTPLVARDSVAGEARLARLCAELLVSAEASANLVVLRTPPGAANFLASAMDKAEMIDVLGTIAGDDSVLVIARDPSGGDALVRRFLAMANRGSLGGPS
- the argH gene encoding argininosuccinate lyase, yielding MNTTNTGALWGGRFAAGPSPELEALSRSTHFDWRLTPYDLAGSRAHARVLHSAGLLTDGELDGLLTGLDRLGERYADGSLQPDPTDEDVHGALERLLLDEVGPELGGRLRAGRSRNDQIATLFKAFLRDHATSVAGLLLDLAGALADQAEAHLGAIMPGRTHLQHAQPVLLSHHLLAHAWPLLRDVDRLADWDDRVAADSPYGAGALAGSSLGLDPEAVARELGFSGSTANSIDGTASRDFVAEFAFVTAMAGVDVSRLAEEVCLWATREFGFVVLHDGYSTGSSIMPQKKNPDIAELARGKSGRLVGNLSGLLATLKGLPLAYNRDLQEDKEPVFDSIDTLEVLLPAFTGMVATLTFDTERMAVLAPQGFSLATDIAEWLVRARVPFREAHELAGACVQACEQRGIELHELSDADFAAIDPRLTSQVRDVLSAEGSVASREGRGGTAPVRVAEQLAELRAAVDRHRARLG